The genomic window CGTCTGAGGGTTCTGGTCCGCATGACGCCGACTCTACATATGTAGAGGGTGCGTTGTAGGGTGAGTGCATGGACCGCAGAAAACTGATCGCCGACGCTGCAATCGACGTGATCGCCGACGAGGGCCTGCGTTCGTTGACCCACCGCAAGCTCGACGAGTCGCTCGCCCTTCCGCCCGGATCGGCGTCGTACTACTTCCGGACCAAGAGTGAGCTGATCGGCGCGGTGACCGCACGGATCACCGAGGATTCACAGGCGCGGTTTCACGAGTTCGTCGGCGAGGACCCGGTCGAGCGGACATCTCGGTATCTCGAATCCGTCCTCACCGATCGCTCGGCGCAGCTTCGTGCGCGCCATGCGCTACTGGTGGACCCCAGCGTCGACGCCGATGCGCGCGCGGGTCTCGCGGCAAGTCTGTTCTCCATCGAGGGCGCCGAGAACCTCATGGGCGACCGCGATCTCGGATACGGGTACGTCGCGCTGTGTGAAGGACTGGTCGTCGCAGGTCTGACGGTGGGGTGGACAACGGCATCGCTCCGAAGTGCGATCGTCACCTATCTGTCGGGTGCGGGGAAGCACTAGTTCACTGCGCGGCAATGGCCTGTCCATAGCGTCACCAGTCATGCGCCCTGGGTACCGTGTCATCACATTGCTCATGGTTCCAATAACCTGCTTCCTGACAGCGTGCGGAACCGCAGACCCGACCGGCCCTGAGTTCGATCTGCAGGCGCATCGGGGTGGGCTCGGCCTCGTCACCGAGAGCACGATCGAATCGTTCACCAATGCGCTCGAACTCGGCGTCAGCACGCTGGAACTCGATACCCAGATCACCGAGGACGGCATAGCCGTCGTGACGCACGATCGGCAGGTGTCGGCGAAGAAGTGTGTCGACACCCGCCCCGCTTCGCCGGGTGACACCGAGTTTCCGTACGTGGGTAAGTACGTCAACACCCTCTCGCTCGCGCAGGTCGACACCCTCGATTGCGGCTCCCTCCGGTTGGCGGACTATCCCGAGCAGCGGACCGTTCCGGGCGCGAGGATGCCGACGCTGGCAGCCGTTCTGGATCTGGTGAATTCGGTCGACGCGCCAGAGTTGTCGCTCAACATCGAAACCAAGGTGGAAGCAGGAAGCCCGTCGGAGACGGCTCCTCGTGAACAGTTCGTCGAGACCGTGCTCCGAGACATAAGGGAAGCAGATCTACTGGATCGAGTGTCGATCCAGAGCTTCGACTGGGGCTCTCTGAAGCTCGTACGAGAGACGGAACCGGATGTCCCCGTTGTGGCGCTGACGAACGGTGAGTTCTTGCAGGTAGGACAGGATGGTGCGTCTCCGTGGCTCGGTGGAATCGACATCGATGACTTCGGCGGAGATCCGATTGCTGCCGTTCGGTCGTTCGGTGCATCTGCTTTCTCTCCGGTTCAGGGCACCCCGCAGAGCGGGAAGGTCGGTGACGCGGACTTCGCGCTGTACGTCAGCCAGCAGATGATCGACGACGCCCACGCCGCCGATATTCGCGTAATCCCGTGGACGGTAGACGATCCCGAAACGATGAACGTACTGATCGAGATGGGCGTGGATGGCATCATCACCGACTATCCGGATCGTCTGCGCGCGGTTCTCCACGACCGGGGCATGCCGCTCCCGGACGTGGTCACTGTAGGCCGATGAATCCCGACTCGTAGGCGGCGATCGCAGCCTGGGTCCTGTCTCGAACTCCCAGCTTGCCGAGAAGTGTTCCGACGTAGGTCTTCACGGTCTCGTTACCGACGAACAGCTCGCTTGCGATCTCGGCGTTGCTCAAGCCGCGGGCGATACCGGTGAGGACCTCCTGCTCTCGGGTGGTGAGAGCCGGAAGCGTTGTGCGATGACGTGTGCTGGCTTGCAGCAAGTTTCGCAACTCCGATGGGAACAGAAGCGAGTCCGTTGTGGCGAGGGTGCGTATAGCGATCAGCAGATGATCGGCTCCCGATCGTTTCAACACGAACCCGGAGGCGCCGGCTCTCAGCGCGTCGTAGACGTACGAGTCGTTCTCGAAGGTCGTCATTACCAGCACTTTCGCCCGGAGGTCTGCGGCGACGAGCCGGGTCGTCGCCGTGATGCCGTCGACTCCTCGCATGCGGACGTCCATCAGAACGATGTCGGGGTCGGACGAATTGATAAGTGCAGGAACGTCTTCACCGTCTTCGGCCTCACCCACCACATCGATGTCGTCCTCCGAATCGAGGATGGCGCGAAGGCCGGTTCTCACCAAGAGATCGTCGTCCACGATCACGACCCGGATCATGTGGATTTCCCACTGTCACCGGTCGCGGGGAGTGCGGCGTGGACGGTCCAGGATCCCTCGTCGTGGTCGACGTCTACTGTCCCACCGGCAACCAGTGCCCGCTCTCTCATTCCGTCGAGTCCGCGTCCGCGGCGTCTCGAATCGACCACGCCCGTCAGCGCGTTTCGGCAGACTATATCGATCGAATTACCCACGGACACATGCAAGGTGATCGGTGAGCGACCGTGTTTGACGGCGTTGGTCATGGCCTCCTGAGCGATCCGAAACGCGTCGGCGGCCGCGTGGTGGTTCACGGCTGTGTTTGCAGCGTCGTGTGTGAAATGGGCGTCAGGTGCGACGCGTTGGACCATTGCCGTCAGATCGTCGAACAGCGGACGGCGCGCCGTCCCGGCAGTTTCACCCCTGAGCAATCCGAGGACGTGGTCGAGCTCGTCCAATGCGTCGACGCTGCTCTTCCGGATGGACGCCAGAGCAGACCGAGTGAACTCGGGGTTGCGATCGAGAACCCGTTCCCCGGCCTCGGCCTGAATCCCTATGGCCGTCAATGCATGTCCGACGGAGTCGTGGATTTCTCGTGCGAGTCGGTTACCTCGGGCCAGTGCCAACTCTCTGTGCTCGGCGAGCGCGAGCCTGTCGGCATCGGTGGGACCGAGGAGGGAAGGGCCAGCGCGCCGTAGCAGAACGGTCGCGATGGCTGTGATCCCGATGGCCACCGCGATCGGTACGGGTGACAGGGCCGCGACCCACCAGGCTTCGATGCCGCCGTCGACGTGAGCCGAAGGGATACCCGGGATTGCCAGCGTCGTTGACGAACCGAAGGGATACAGCCCGAGCCCCACTCCGATCGGTACGAATACGAGCAACGCGAGAAGAGCGATCCCACCGACAATGACGTTGAGGGCAAGCCACACTGCCCCTCGCCGCCGCGACGACCACGACTTGGGCGCCTGAACTTCGGGGA from Rhodococcus sp. P1Y includes these protein-coding regions:
- a CDS encoding TetR/AcrR family transcriptional regulator produces the protein MDRRKLIADAAIDVIADEGLRSLTHRKLDESLALPPGSASYYFRTKSELIGAVTARITEDSQARFHEFVGEDPVERTSRYLESVLTDRSAQLRARHALLVDPSVDADARAGLAASLFSIEGAENLMGDRDLGYGYVALCEGLVVAGLTVGWTTASLRSAIVTYLSGAGKH
- a CDS encoding glycerophosphodiester phosphodiesterase family protein → MRPGYRVITLLMVPITCFLTACGTADPTGPEFDLQAHRGGLGLVTESTIESFTNALELGVSTLELDTQITEDGIAVVTHDRQVSAKKCVDTRPASPGDTEFPYVGKYVNTLSLAQVDTLDCGSLRLADYPEQRTVPGARMPTLAAVLDLVNSVDAPELSLNIETKVEAGSPSETAPREQFVETVLRDIREADLLDRVSIQSFDWGSLKLVRETEPDVPVVALTNGEFLQVGQDGASPWLGGIDIDDFGGDPIAAVRSFGASAFSPVQGTPQSGKVGDADFALYVSQQMIDDAHAADIRVIPWTVDDPETMNVLIEMGVDGIITDYPDRLRAVLHDRGMPLPDVVTVGR
- a CDS encoding response regulator transcription factor, with the protein product MIRVVIVDDDLLVRTGLRAILDSEDDIDVVGEAEDGEDVPALINSSDPDIVLMDVRMRGVDGITATTRLVAADLRAKVLVMTTFENDSYVYDALRAGASGFVLKRSGADHLLIAIRTLATTDSLLFPSELRNLLQASTRHRTTLPALTTREQEVLTGIARGLSNAEIASELFVGNETVKTYVGTLLGKLGVRDRTQAAIAAYESGFIGLQ
- a CDS encoding sensor histidine kinase; translated protein: MLLGGMLAAAFGLLAYSFATSVTASRSAYNAESMVGLGILAALVVAVGVTVALSPPVRPLEVAAARHLLGLDLPEVQAPKSWSSRRRGAVWLALNVIVGGIALLALLVFVPIGVGLGLYPFGSSTTLAIPGIPSAHVDGGIEAWWVAALSPVPIAVAIGITAIATVLLRRAGPSLLGPTDADRLALAEHRELALARGNRLAREIHDSVGHALTAIGIQAEAGERVLDRNPEFTRSALASIRKSSVDALDELDHVLGLLRGETAGTARRPLFDDLTAMVQRVAPDAHFTHDAANTAVNHHAAADAFRIAQEAMTNAVKHGRSPITLHVSVGNSIDIVCRNALTGVVDSRRRGRGLDGMRERALVAGGTVDVDHDEGSWTVHAALPATGDSGKST